The Triticum aestivum cultivar Chinese Spring chromosome 3A, IWGSC CS RefSeq v2.1, whole genome shotgun sequence genome includes a region encoding these proteins:
- the LOC123063361 gene encoding uncharacterized protein, with translation MALELAAACSQQNVSMVAPSQDEYGLDPIDHESDYDQTLKISKVMGEVEENMKISKDYMVQLPHPHCEEIIPTPPLAPELPAQYSSSAHVYGGEGRISGQCQKSERSTGGRRRHATSSRC, from the exons ATGGCACTAGAACTTGCTGCTGCTTGCTCTCAGCAAAATGTTTCTATGGTGGCCCCCTCTCAAGATGAATATGGTCTTGATCCTATTGATCATGAATCTGACTACGATCAAACTCTGAAG ATCTCTAAGGTGATGGGAGAGGTGGAAGAAAACATGAAGATATCCAAGGATTACATGGTACAACTTCCTCATCCTCATTGCGAGGAGATTATTCCTACACCACCACTTGCCCCTGAGCTTCCAGCGCAATACTCATCTTCAGCACATGTATATGGAGGCGAGGGCCGCATATCTGGTCAATGTCAAAAATCTGAAAG GTCTACAGGCGGGCGACGACGTCACGCAACTTCGAGCAGGTGCTGA